The genome window GTCTGCCACCCGGTTACCACTTCCACCCTGACCGGATGCCCCCACGGGAACAGGAAACTTTCTCTCTGCTGAGCTGCTCACAGAGACTTTTCAGTAATTGCCGGCACTTGTCTCTAATCGCCTGCCAGGCTGGAGGGTGATGGCACTGGGGTGGGATTCGCTGCTCGCTGGAGACGCCCTGAGCCTCCGAGCAGACAGTGTCACCAGGACTAGCCAGGACGTGGTAATGCGCCCCCGTGGGGACGTCAGGTCCGGGAGCCCTGCCTATAAGTACGGCCCCACCTGAGTGACGTCCCTGCAGAAGCTGAGGAGCAGAGCCTGCAGGTAGGTGCCTCCCCACGATCAGGGAGCCAGCAGGGAGGGGTCTCCCCAGGAAGGACACAGGGCCTGCCTGAGGGTCCCAGGATAGTACAGGCCCCCCTGCCAGGTGCTCTGCTGCCCTTCTGTCCTAAATGGGCAGGAGGTTGCTGGACACACATTTGCCTGTTTCAAAGCCCATTTGGGGGGGATGCAGCATATCAGGGATTTCTACCCAGGTGTCTGTGGGGttcttctgtgtgttgtgttgtgcgtaaGTGTTGCTCAAAAATCATCTCTGGAACTGAACGGGGAATCGGCtcctgtgcttcctggacctgagGGACAGGCGAGAATGAAGAGTTATAGTGAGATGAGATCTGGTTTATTTTGAAAATGGTGTGAATGTTGGAAATAAGCCATGTACAATGCTTTTTATATAATGAGAAAAAGGAGTTAGACCCATACCCTCTGTGATGACTAATTTCACTGTAGCTGGAAATATGGTGGAATGTGCCCTGGGCCAAGCACATCTGTCTGAATGTCTGTCCCCCCAACATGAATATGTTGCAGTCACAACCCCAGAGATGACAGGAGGCTAATGGGGCAAACAGTGCTCATAGGACAGACACAATGGCCTTCAGTGTGTTTTAGCGGAAGCACAGCTGTGTCCTTGGGAAAGTGGGTGGAAATAGAGTCTCCCCATTTTCTCCAGAACAGTTTGCACCCACTCACCCAAGGACACAGGGAGTGACCTGCACACGCTATTCCCCGGGCCTGTGGGTGGAGGCGGCCCCTGGGCAGCAGGCCCTGGGTGTGGGGTCCTGGAATTGCACAGGCCACCATCTGTGGGGGCCCCTGGCTCTGGCTATGCTGGGGCCCATGTGATGGTGGGGTGGCGCTCAGGGTCTGTGTGGGGCACACATGTCCGTGTGCCTTCTGCCCGGACATCTGGCTTAAGTGAGGCCCTGCGTGTGGGCGATGTGTGCTCACGATATGTGTCCCTTCAGGGTGACCACATCCCTGCCCTGGGGAACCTCAGCCCAGAGGAAGGCGGCTGGGCCACCTGGAGACGGGCAGAGGGGTGGATACCTTCTCGGGGAGTCAGGGGCCCCGCGGGGTGCCTGGGTTATGCAGAAACAGGGCTGGGAGTCAGCTCTGCTCCCACAGAGAAGCCGACCATCCACCCTGGCATCATGGAACTGCTCAGGCCACTGCAGTAAAGAGAGTCTGAGAAATGCCAATTCCCAGGAGTCTGTCCAGCAGGGGCTAATCGGGGGAAGGCGGGGAGGCAGCGCTGGGGCCGTCAGGGCAGGTAAGGACGCTCAGCAAACAGGGAACCCAGGCTCACACACCGTGGATGGTAGTACTTTGAGCCAACTTCTCACTAAGATTAACAGAAGGAAATGTAAGTATTCTACTTTAACTCATTCTTCCCTTCTAACGCCCTGCTTCCTCTATGTAGACCCGTCTCTGACCCACGGCATCTTCCTGCCTCCAAAGGGCTTCCTGCACCGTCCTGGGTGGCAGGCCCAGGGCACCAAACCCCGTTTTTCTTTGAGCCTTTACTTCTCCTTCGCTTCTGTTGGATAATGTCACAGGGCCCAGGGACCACGTCGGTGGGATTTTTCTCTCTACACTAATATTTTCCTCCACTCCCCTCTGCTCGCATGGTGTCTGCGGAGAAACTGGGTGAAATCTTTCTTAGATCCTGTGCAGGAAAGGtggttctttttctcttaaattttaaagaattgttttaaTCTATGATGTTCCACATGTTCCAATGTTATGTGTTGGGGGAGTTGAGagggttttgttctgttttggtttctgttttctttgcatttctcctGCTTGGTGTCTGCCGAGCGTCCCCCAGCTGGGCTTCAGTGCTGACATTGCTGGGAGGGATCATCTATCGCTAtggttttatatatttctgctgTTCCTTCTCTGCCAATCCAATTATGCCGACTTACCCCTCGGGTGGTCATCCCACAGTCCAAGGATATTCCGACCTGtgttttctcccatctctcttctgtttgcttttcagtttgggAGTTTCTGTCAACGTGTCCTCACGCTCCACGGTACGTGCCTCAGCCACCTTCAGCCCAGTCACTGGCCCCATCAAGGGCACTGTGGTTTCTCTTACAGCATTTTGTTTTCTCCATCATTTTGTCATAGTTCTTAGCCTTCCCTTCCTCTGCTCAGTTGTCCAGCCCTTCTCGCGTGCTCTCCGCTTCACCCTTCAGAGCTCATGGCATGTCAATTACAGTTACTGACTTCCCTCCACATCTGGGCCGGATGTGTTCTCCATCTTCCAAGTCGTTGTTGCTGTGCCTTGTAGTCCGCCGTGTCATTGTGCTCATGGTGGACGTGCTTTGGGGGGTCAAGGAACTGTTGTAATCGTCCTTCTGGGTGAGTGGGAGGTGTGGGGAGAGGGCACCATCTGCCCTGCTAGGATGAGGCCTCGGTGACTGCGGAGCCTGTGCCGCTGGGCTGTGAACTGCACCGGCACCTCTCAGCCTTGCCAGGACAGGATGGCTACAGGGGCTGGACTCAGGTATCCCCTTCCCCATGGCAGGGGGCTCAGATAACACCCCAGGGGGTTAGGCCCCAGGCAGGAGTGTCCTGAGGGAAGGCCTTGTTGAGAAGGACTCAGTGCTCTCCTGTTTTTCAAAATGGTCTTTCACCCCCTGTGCCAAAAGCACAAGGGGGAACTTCTCTGATATTTACAGAGAGAATGTGGCCAAGCTCCTGGAGGTAAATCTCAGAAAACTGGAGATCCCTATATCACTTTGTTGCTTGGAGTTTCTACATCTCAGACTTTCCACACTGAACCTCCAGCATTCTGTGCATTTAGGGTGGTTCTCCTGTCTCCACCATTATTCCGACAGTGGTCTCCACTCAGGAGCTCTGTTCCGGGAAGCCCTGACGGCTCGTGTTCTCCTCCTTGTCTCCGATCTCTGAGGCCGTGGTATCCTCAGGGTCCACACTGCCCCTGCAGATTCAAGAATTTTCAGTTTTGGTTGTTTAAGTTGTTAGGATGGAGTGCTGACTCCCAAGCGCTTAACAGGAATATAATAAGAGATCAGGGACCACTACTGAATGCTTAAATCAATTGTGTATCCACTAACCCTTATGCATTGTCTTCAAATCTGTAAAAATATTAGTTGGATAATCTTATAATCTGAACAACATATCTGGACTCTCCATTTCATGTTTTTAGCAAAGATTCCCCTCTAGTAGTCAGGATGACCATGAATTCCCATGGATACAGTGTCTGTTACCTTTACCTCCTGTCACATATTAACACACTCAGTACAtgttattgagcacctattacacTGAACAATACAGGGCTAGCTGTGCTGGTGAACAACAGGCATGCTTCCTCATTTCAAGGACTGTACATTCGGGATGGGAGtcacaaaataaaaagcaataaatacaaaataataagagTGTAAAAACAAAACTGGCATCAGGTGTATGTCCTCCAGGTAAAGCCATCTCTACAGAGTACGAAGTGTCTCCCTTTGCAGGAGAAGAAAGGGAACGGATCCTTTCCAATGCTGGTTACGTAAGAAGGCTGCTGACGTTACCACCAGCACAGCCCCCTTTGTCTCCAGGCCTCCCTGAAGCCCTCTCCATGCCTTTTCAGGGACATGTTCTAAGAACATCTGCGGAAGTGACTCTGAAAACCACCTTTCTGTTACAGATTGGATTTGGAACGCTGGCCAATGTCACCCTCTTTTTCCATAATGTCTCCCCAGTCTTGCGTGCCCACAAGCAGAGACCCACACACGTGGTTCTCACCCACATGGCCTTGGCCAACCTCTTGGTTCTTCTCTCTTCTGGGATTCCCCACATGATGGCAGCTTTCCTTTTGAGCAACCCCCTGTCCAGTCTTGGGTGTAAAGTTGTATATTATACACACAGAGTGGCTCGCAGCTCCACCCTGTGCTGCACCTGTGTCCTGAGCACCTGCCAGTTCTTCACACTCATCCCTGGGAGTGTGGATTGGATGACGCTCAGGAGTGCCCCCAAGGTCACTGGTCCTTCCTGCTGTGTCTGCTGGGTGTTCGGTTTCTTACTGAATATCTATATTCCTGTGAGTGTTACTGGTGCCCAGAACACAGGAAATGATACTGATCCACAGGGCAGGTGGTTCTGCTCATCCTCGAGTCCCAGGGCAGGTGTTGGCATCTTGTGGTCCTGTCCCGATGCCATATTTATTGGCCTCATGGCCTGGACCAGCAGCTCCATGGTGGGTCTCCTTCGCAGACATCACCAGAGGGTGCAGCATATTCACACCCCCAGGGGCCCCCACAGCTGCCCCCCAGAGACCAGAGCCGCCCACACCATCCTGATGCTGGTGGTCACCTTCGTTGTCTTCTACACGacgaattttatttttattttttatatcactGTCCTTTCAGATCTGCATCTGTGGTTGATATACACATGTAATATTTTGGCTTTGTGTTTCCCCACTGTCAGCCCCTTCATGCTGATCCTTAGGGATCCTAGAACTCCCAGGTTTTGCTCTTAAATTGTTAGAAATCACTGTTTAGAGAGTAAAGAGATAGAAGTCAGCTTCTGTACCATCCATGATTATATATATACTAATCATTTACCTGTtaaccatttttataattttgtcatGTTTAAAGTATACATAACCTCATAGTCATGACTTAACCATCTCTGAGTGCACATCATTGGCATTAAACACATTCCCTATGCCTGGAACCATCACCGCTGTCCATACCCAAGGGTTCTCATCATCCCCAAGCAACTGTGGACCCATTAAAACAATACCTCCCATTTCCTCTCTTTCTCAGATGCCCCTAAACTCTGTGTGTCTCTAGTTCTTGCCGGTTCTAGGTACCCCGTgtcagtggaatcatacagcactTGTCCTTCTGTGTCTTATCTCAGTAAGCGATAGTTTTCAAGGTCattccatgttgcagcatgtatcTAGATTTTGGCCCTAATCTATTCCatgacattttgtttatccattcatctgcacatgagcacttgggttgtttccaccttcgACTATTGAAGATAGCCCTGCACTGAACATTGATGTACATACATCTGTCAAGTCCCTGCCTTGAATTCTTGTAGATATATACCTAGAGGGTGAAATTTCCATGTCAGATGGCACTTCTATGTTTAACCACTTGAGAAGTCAGCAAACTTTTCCAAAGCTGCAGcatcatttcacattcccaccagcaatgcacaagggggtcagtttctccgcatcctctccaacacttattttccatttccagCCCAGCAGGCATGAagaagtatctcattgtggtttgatttgcatttccctggtgattagtgatgtggcgcatcttttcatgtgtctgttggacaac of Manis pentadactyla isolate mManPen7 chromosome 15 unlocalized genomic scaffold, mManPen7.hap1 SUPER_15_unloc_1, whole genome shotgun sequence contains these proteins:
- the LOC118932682 gene encoding vomeronasal type-1 receptor 4-like, which produces MPFQGHVLRTSAEVTLKTTFLLQIGFGTLANVTLFFHNVSPVLRAHKQRPTHVVLTHMALANLLVLLSSGIPHMMAAFLLSNPLSSLGCKVVYYTHRVARSSTLCCTCVLSTCQFFTLIPGSVDWMTLRSAPKVTGPSCCVCWVFGFLLNIYIPVSVTGAQNTGNDTDPQGRWFCSSSSPRAGVGILWSCPDAIFIGLMAWTSSSMVGLLRRHHQRVQHIHTPRGPHSCPPETRAAHTILMLVVTFVVFYTTNFIFIFYITVLSDLHLWLIYTCNILALCFPTVSPFMLILRDPRTPRFCS